TTTGAGAGAGAAATAACCTATAATGCACCACCCTGATGAAATAGTTTTGTTGAAGAGCTGGAATaatatcaaaagaaatttttttaatccttaggTCAGAATTTTGGCatgaacttatttttctttccactctATTCACAACTAGCTAAGAACCACATTAGATGAGTTATCTTTGCTTGGTTTTGCCTCAAGCTTACCACAGCAGCTTGGTTTTTAAGTTTCAAGTGTTAATTTAGTTGTATTCAACATACTTTTAGAGTGATTTGAGGGTCTACTGTGCCTAATATTATCTAAGTCTCCTTGTATATACTACGctatttaatgtcatttttaCTACATAATTATACTCTACATTAtgtttattattcccatttagcAAAGTTAAGAAACCTAAGCGACTTAatttctgaacaacaacaaagaaagctattcctttttaatttaggtttgttttatttgtttaatgttaATGCATACTGTGTTTCAGTAAGAACAATACCGATTCTGTATCTGTGACTCCAGTCAGATATCCAGTAGTACAAATTAGCTTCAAGTCACACATACTGAACAAAAGACAGACGTTGAGCAAACAAGAAGGAGAGGGGCgggtcccagagggagaaggaaggaaaagaaacaaattgaaCATGCATGCAGGCTTTTCCATACCACCTTCAGTGCTAACCTGCTTCAGAGGGAGAGTAAAACTAGGCAAGAATGAGCAGCCATGGATTGTTGAACGTTACCAGGACTATGCTTTTCAGCATTTCAGCAGAGTTTGAAACACCTACAGCAAACCATGACAACAAACTCCCCAAACAACCTTCTACCACCCAAGTTAACATCCAGTTAATTTTAAACATTGGTATAAAAGTCAatttaaacaattagaaaaagGGGAAATGATACCACATTCACCTCTATAGTATGATTAACCTTTTTCTTAGATGATTGCATCACGGAAAATTCTAATGACTTTTGAATGAATGTAATTTCCATTCTAATGGTGATCTTGCCACATCTGGCAGGAGACAAtacagtaatgctgaaaaagcctCTGTGCAGCTCCGTTAGTGTTCTTAAAGAACCGAAAAGCTGGGACCAGTAAAATCCACAGAAATTCACGCTTGCCTTTaagaacttttgaaaaatattaaaaaaaaaaaaaactaacagggCAGGAACCTAAATTCTGAGACCAAATGTAAAAGTCAGATTTGGTGGTTCTCAGTGACAATGGGGGAATTtccaagaggggtgggatggaaagGTCTAGGGTGGTCAGagatggtttctcttgttgacTTTTATGTCTCACTGCTTTTCATCTTCCACATCCTGCAGCACTTCCTTATTCTGAAGTCCATAGTGTCAGATTCTCAAGTAATAACTGCATGATAAGTGTAGAGTCCTTATAGCTTACTTCACCTCAGCATGTCCAGTTCTACAATTGCATCATCAAAAGCTGCTTTTGCCAACCTGCAGGCACAGTCAGGGGAATTAAGAATTGCCCAGTagaatacagaaaaattgagagcaaGACCTAAGCAAATGGGATGTTTTGGTGGAAGTTCTGTCATTGCAATATCACTAGCAGCTTTATAAGCCACTAGGCTGCTCTCTGCAGCCTCCTTCCTGTCATTTCCTGTGGCAAATTCAGCCAGACACCTGCGGTAGTcgcttttcattttataatagaAAACCTTGGACTTACCAGTGCTAGCTGCTGGAATGAGGTGTTTGTCCAGTATATCCAGAATGTCACAACAGATTAACTTTAGCTCAGTCTCAACCATTTGCTGATATTCCTGAATCATTTTTAGTTTGTCTTctcctcccttttttccttctttcttcctttttaaaattgtgtacaCTCTGAAGTTTTCATTTATAAACAATTATTCACTTATCTATCTGTCCAAATATTCAACAACTATTTGCAGTCACTATTCAACAATCAAGCTGACTACTATGGATAATTTGTTAGGTGCTAGAGAACACTGAAGAATAAATCATATCTCCAATGAACTAAAATCAAAGTGCGAGCATAATTCtgttgcagcaatgaagacataaaaacaaactctagataaaggaaaagaatctacaGTGTCATTCTGTAATGTGAGTGGAAACTAAAGGATGGATAGAAGTTTTGCAGccattgaactttttttttttttttctggagtaaaTACATTTATTGATACCCATTTTATATAGTTCAATGAAATAatctataaatataaaagcatttttcttttggatatcACCATGGTCCATGTAAGTACTCAACAGTCAGAATCACCTGCAGGAAGCACTCCAAGTCACAGAGTTAGGTTTACAGACCTGAATACACACATTTCATATAACAGTGGCACTTATGTACtcaagtggtccagtggctttGGAATATATAACAACTGGGCATGTGGAGTAAAAGTAATGTATAAGTTTAAGTCAATGAAAAGGGTATCAACCTTCAACAAAAAAGACAACTATAAATCAATATCCTAGGTGAAGAAAGTACCACAGCTGACACTTGGTGTCGGAACACTGGAGATGAAGTATGTTTAACAACACATGTCAGGGTGTCATATGCTCTCTTCAACCCCCAATGGACAGTCCACCAGTGCCTTTGGGTCATTTAGGGTCAACAAAACAGCAATTCTTAAAAGAATCTCAACAGTTTAGAATAAAAGGTATGTGGGGACTGGTatcaagtttaaagaaaaatgagctaAATATTTCAATGACACGAGTTTTTCTCCTAAGAGGAGGAAGAGATTGTGGGAAAAACAActtttttaattccctttttttaaaaacagtgatcAGAATCATTTATCAAATGTGAGGGAAGGAACCCAGGTATCTGGTATCCAAAACACAGGTGCAAAATTTTCTTGTCTCAAAGTTTGTTCTTCAACACTCTTCAGAGGGAACGAATGCAGCAGCCACTGTTGGAGACTTGCTCTTGACTTGATGCAGCacaaaattttctcatttcttcagaAACCAATACAGGAATGTCCTTTTTTGCTGTAGTCAGACCATGTGTCTTCTGAGTTAGCAAGCAAATGCATTTAGAAGGTCTGAGGTGTGCAAGGTCCAAAATTGAAATCTGAGAGGCAGTGTTAGAACTTAAGCGAGGCAGGATTTTTAGAAACTACTCAAGTGAAAATCTAAGTGAGGCatataaaaattcagttctttctattattttcaacTGGTATTTGATGGCAACATTCCCTGGTAAGGACAGGTTAAGGGCTGTTATCTCCAGGTCCAAGACATCCCAACTACTTAAAGTAGGGCCCCCAAGAGGAGAAAGACACACACTTCTGTGGTCTCTGgaattcttttttgccttttttttttttaaagaaatagtagCTTCAGTTGCACAACACTGGCTGAAGGGGTTTTCATCCAAATGAGAAACTCTACCCCTTGTCTCTAGAGGGACAGGTACCAGGTTCCCATAAGCGGCAACTCCCATGTCCTGTAGCACGTGGCATCTGACCCTGGAGTGAAGAATAAGCTGGCACAGAGCCCCGATCGCTGGCGTCCAGGCTAGATGGCATTTCGTGGTGTGCCGTTGTGTGTCAACGCTTTCAGGCTGGGGGCACTGGTCTGGGGACTACAGCTCCTGTGAGAAGTCACACCCACCTCAAAAACCTCATGAATAGCTTTTCGGAAACAATGGAAGTTATAGTCTATTAAAccttttctttcaaaactttcTTCCCTAAGGATGCAAACCAGTGCCAAAAATTTAGTCACCTCCTTTAAATACAGGACAGTTGTGTTATTCAGCTTGATGATGGCCATGGACTCTTTGTCATAAGCACTTCCACTTCCATCTTCCTTTAACCCATATATACAAGACACATCAATTACAACATCAATCATGTCACAGCAAAGTTCATATGACTGCATATCCACAGGTGAACTGTCTGTTGCAATGTAGATTTTGCTGACAACATCGAAGAGAAAAGCTTTTTCAATACCTGAATTTGATATGAAGATATTTAATAGATTTTCCAAGGTTGGTAGCTGTGGGATAAGTTTCTGCACCACCTTACTAAAGGCTTCAAATATTGAATGGTCATAGATACTAGTCAAATAAAAGCTAAGGTGGAGTTTTTCTAGCCCAGCATCTGCAAGGTCATCATTGGCCCTTTGATGAATGTCcctctgtgtttctattttgtgaTCATCAGACAGACCATCAACTTTGTGAATAAAAACCTCAAAATTCATGTCTGGGTTAACTTTGTAGGCTTTAGAAACAGTAATGTGAAGTCTTGTTAAAGCCTCCATGTAGTCATCCTGTGCATCAATGACATATATCAACGCTCCTGTTCCCCTGAAGATCATCTCATAGTCAAAAGTTGGGTCAAAAAAGTCCATTTGCCCAGGAAAATCCCATATTTGGAAATTCACAAAGGAGCTATTAGAAATGTCATCTTTGTAAATCTTGTTGGTACTTTCCAAAAAGAGGGTCTCATTAGGTGACATTTTATGAAACACCACCTTCTGGATGGAGGACTTGCCGCTGCGCCGGAGGCCCATGAGCAGAATCCTCGGCGTGGAGCTGTCAGCGCCCCCCGGGCCACAGCCTCCTCCGGCCCCCGCCCCAACCCCGCCGCCCGCGGCTGccgcctcctcttcctcctcctccacgccGTAGCCGAAATCCTTTGGGAAGGAATCCGCCGCGCCGTAACTGCCGGCGAGGGGCGTCTCCTCCGCCCCGTACGGCAGGGACCAGTACTGGAGCCGCCGCCACCCGCGCCCTgacaggccaggccaggccaagTCAGGCCGCCGCCGCCCCAgttcgccgccgccgccgccgccgccgcccccggcagccgccgccgccgctcttGCCATTGAACTTTAGAATAACGTATGAGCAAGAGAAAATCACTTCAGCAAGGAAACCAGCATGTGAAAAAACCTGAAATTACTATCTGAGCTGGGTAATTTCCATTTTTCAATTCAGATCTACTCACTATCTATTCCACTCTTTTTTCTGACCCTGCCTACCGGGCTGACTACTTCTATAGACTGACTATATCAATACCATTCCTTGTTCTCTGGCCGCTTCTTGGCATTACCTAATGTAGACCCCTGGAGAGCATGGCAGGAAGAAGATAACTTCTAAGATATATGTACCACTCTTGCATTTCAGTTTTGCTACAAATTGGCTAAGTCTCTAGCTGTACACATATTTCTTACCAAGTACTTCTTCCTAAGGCTTCATCCCTTCACTTCAGATTAGAGGGTCCTGAATTTACATACTAAAACAGTGTCTACTCTGGCCAGAAGCaaagtggaaaataataaaatctgtattatttcaggtaaataatatttaatataagcaAGCAAACATTTGAAGGCTGCACTGTATTTATACCCAAAATTTTAAGTGTGTATAAGCATATAAAGATCCAGAAACAGAGCTTATAAAAAGGCTAACGAAAGGAAGAATTACCCCATATACCAAGAACAATTACAAAACGGAAAAGCTTACTTACTGAGAGCAAGCAGTTATGTCAAAGAATTCAATTTTGCAAAAGACATCTTTCTGATGAAAAAGACCCCTTGAATCATATCAGGAAAAGAAGTCAATGATAAAGGAAAGTGATCTAGTattgcagtgaaaaggaaaactaATAAAAGATGGCATTAAATGTGAGCTTCTGATggatatagggacttccctaatggtccaatgattaagactttgccttccaacatAGGGGgtgcgggtttaatccctggtcaggagctaagttcccacatgccttgcagcaaaaaaacccaaagcataaaacagaagcaatattgtaacaaattcaataaatactttaaaagtcatccacataaaaaaaaaaaaaaacttttaaaaaagtgactttaaaacagatcaccagcccaggttgggtgcatgagacaagtgctcgggcctggtgcactgggaagacccagagggatcgggtggagagggaggtgggaggggggaccgggatggggaatacatgtaaatccatggctaattcatttcaatgtatgacaaaaactactgtaatgatgtaaagtaattagcctccaactaataaaaataaatgggaaaaaaaaataaaaaaaaataaaacttccttaGGTGATATGCTAAGCGGAAGAGTGAAGAATCCAATCATAGCTATTTTGGGGGAAACAAGTCATACTAAGGGGTCTCGAATATATTTGAGAATCTGTTTGGTGAGGGGAAAATGGTAGTGAGCTCAAACAAGCACCTAGAAAAGTTGAATGTGACCATATCAAagatatctatttatttaaaggaataataaagtaCTGACAATCATTTGAGTAAAATTATATCCTGGGTTTGATCATTTCTCCTCAAGGTCCAAAGGGTCTTTATCTGCAGACCCTGAGGATCCATTTTCTTCATGTTACTGTTGAACAAATTATTATTCCTAGAGAGAGTTGCAGAATAGGAAATACTGATGCCACAGTGAATTCCTAATCACCAATTTCTTCAGCAGTACCTGGCAGTTCCACCTATTTCTTTAGCCAACTGGCTCTCCCTTTCTACaatatttcaacatttctttaTCTTCCTCAGTCATTAATGTAATTCAGTCTCCAGTGGTAATACTCTATCCCAAGCAGCAATCATCTCTCAcccaaacaaaaacagtaatgaGGTAACTTACTTTCCTGCTTCCATTCTTTCCCTCTTTCAATCCATTCTCCAGGATAAAATCTTATTACTCTCCCTTCCTGATTGAATCACTTCAATTACTTTCGAGAGGACAAAATTCTATGACTTACACTACAACTTCATTTCAAATCACTTTCCCCCTTCACTTTTAGCATTTCAATTACTTTAGCCTTCAGTTCCTCAACTGCACATGGTTCTCCCACCCTTACCTATCAAATTGTAACAAACCAGaacaaactgggtgacttaacagaaatttctcacatttctggaagctagaagtctgaaatcaaggtgttggcaagggTCATGCTCCTCTGAAGCCTATGAGGAAATTCTGCTTGCCCTTCCTAGCTTATGGTGGGTTGCTGGTGTCtttggcattctttggctttcagaCACATCACTCAATCCTCCATATTCAGGTGGCattctttctgtgtttctgtttccagAATTCTCCTTTATACCTTATACTGAATTAGGGCCCATCCTGATGAccttattttaatttgattaccTATATAAAACCTATTTCCTCACAAGGTCACCTCCTATGATACTGGGTATTAGGACTTGAATGTATCTTTAATTAGGGGGACATAATTCAACccataaaatcactgcagatggtgactgcagccatgaaattaaaagacacttactcaacccagatgcccatcagcagacgaatggatgaggaagctgtggtacatatacaccatggaatattactcagccattaaaaagaattcatttgaatcagttctaatgagatggatgaaactggagcccattatacagagcgaagtaagccagaaagataaagaccattacagtatactaacacatatatatggactttagaaagatggtaacgataaccctatatgcaaaacagaaaaagagactcagatgtatggaacagacttgtggactctgggagaaggcgagggtgggatgtttcaggagaacagcattgaaacatgtatattatctagggtgaaacagatcaccagccttggttgggtgcatgagacaagtgcttggacctggtgcactgggaagacccagagggatcgggtggagagggaggtgggaggggggactgggatggggagtacatgtaaatccatggctaattcatatcaatgtataacaaaaactactgtaatgatgtaaagtaattagccttcaactaataaaaattaaaaaataaaaaaataaaaataaaagacgcttacttcttggaaggaaagttgtgaccaacctagataccatattaaaaaacagagacattactttgtcaacaaatgtccatctggtcaaggctatggcttttccagtggtcatgtatggatgtgagagttgagaaagaaaagaaagaaagctgagcactgaagaattgatgcttttgaactgtggtattggagaagactcttgagagtcccttggactgcaaggagatccaaccagtccatcctaaaggagatcagtcctgggtgttctttggaaggactgatgttgaagctgaaactccagtactttggccacctgatgtgaagagctgactcatttgaaaagaccctgatgctgggagggattgagggcaggaggagaaggggacaacagaggatgagatggttggatggcatcactgactcaatggacatgagtttgggtggtctctgggagttggtgatggacagggaggcctggcatgctgcggtctatgggattgcagagttggacacgactgagcaactgaactgaacttaaaaacCCACCATTTGCACAGGAATTTTCCATGTGTTGCTTGTTTCCTCAGAAATCTTTTTTAACCCTCACCCTTCTGCTACCTTGCATAGTCACCTTTTCAGGTTTCAACCCAGAACTCTTTTCTTAGGGCGAACTGATTGATCATCTAAATGTTTTCTCCAGTAAATGCACTAAAACAGCCACAAGCATTGCCTTTGTAACACttattatatttgtaattttaaacttATTGGTGAGATTATTTGATTAGTATCTACCTACTTCACTAGACTGTGAGTTCTGCAAAGGTCATTTTTTCTCACTGTTGCATTACTACAGTGTCTGGAATGTTACAGCAggcatccaataaatatttggttgaatgaatgaataatagatcaagttaaaaatgacaaaaatgtcagcttgaaatttcaaaatttctactTTCACTGAAGTGTTGGTGAGAACATAAATTGATTGCTTCCATACAGTTTAAGTGAAACAGTATTCTACCTGTAGGAAATAATTTCTCTAACACTAAActaatagaccaaaaaaaaaaaaaaaagataaatgagaacTTTGCAGTTTATTTTGAATTGTCCTTGCTGAAGTGGCTGTACAGGACTTTTAAACCTCCTCATGTCACTCAACTTCGCGTTTTAGTCTCAAAATAGCAACTGTCTAAACATTCAAATCGGATTCATACATTTCCAGGACAAgcaaaaaaagcagagattatgATAGGATTGAGGAATATTCGGTTCAGTACATTTATTGATAAgttctgtgtctgactctgtaaacACCATGAAGCAACACTTCAATATAATGAGAAAAATGGCATGGTGAGCTGTGGTCCATGGCAGGGGGAACAGAAATAACCAACCAAAATTATTGCCTTTATATATCTGACTTCTGTCTTTAATGTTATACATAAATGTTTGAATTTACAGACAAAATGTGACTTCTGATTCTTTGGAAGACATCTACcttatatctttctctttcttttccataaTTCCTTAAATGAATAGTTATATTCAAAGCCATAATCTGCACCTATATAGACTTGAAGGATTGCCAGAGGTGGTTTAGAATTCCAATTCTTACCATCTGGGACATTTTGAAACAATGTACTTAAACTTTAAGCctcaggttttcttttctgtaaaatagagatagtATTATTTGATTTATTGAACTTTTCTggatgttaaatatatatatgtatatacacttatacatatatatatatatatatatacaatgtgtgtgtgtgtatgtatgtgttataaGTTGCCTGGTTATGCTTAGCAATCAATATACATTGCTAGAATTAATTTTTACCAACATAAGCATGAGAGGTgaattttaaacagttttcagATTCAaacatatgcattttattttctttctttaggcaGTGTATTTGCCTAAATCAAGGTACTCTTTTATGATTACTTTTGTGCATATCTAACATTCACTTTTGCCTATTAGCTgtcattagagaaggaaatagcaacccactccagtattcttgcctggagaatcccatggagagaggagcctggcaggctacagtccatagggtcgcaaagagtcagacgcattAGCTGTCATATATGATAAATTAAGAATATTTCCTTTAAGTAAATTACAACTAAAGCTAAttttataactaaataaataatattacaacTAAAGCTAATATATAAGTACCAATATATATTATACTGAAGATCTAGTTCTACCTAATAGTTGCAAAAGCAAAGAGCAATAAGCAAATTAATGAATTGctcttattttgaaatacttaTTCATAAGATTAAATGTTTTTGGTTTAAGTAATATTCATTCTTTGGTAAAACTGTTACCTTTGAGAAACACAAAATGGCCAACAGTAAAAGTagtataattaaataatatgctTTATTGAGAGGAATGCCAAGATACAATTATTTAACATACATTATTTTCTACTCTGATTATTGGCCATAAGTTGGCAATGAGCCATATTATCCAATTTAAAACTAGAATTTGATTCTCCCAGACATAGTCTTACTATTTTACCAAGTGAATAAAGCTTGACTTTTGTTACCATATTCAAAGAGTTTCTAATTTCCCAAAAAGTTGCACTCTAAAAATAATATGTGCTTATGTTTCTTAGAGCCTTATTTTCCTATAACAATTATGTTATATATAGTTACATAGACACTATGAAGATTTAAATGATGTAGTATGAACTCAGTTTTGGAGGTAACAGCATAGCCTCAGTCAAACTTGATTTATTcatccttatctttttttttcttttttatttattttaattggagtattcATCCTTATCTAAATCCTGACCTTTGTCTCTGGATGCTTTTCAATGGATATGTTGACAATATCTTTCCTAGGGATTCCTCATCTTTGTCAATCATGTAGACAATATCCATATTAGTTCTCTagaattttctttctataaagtTAAGCATGCACAAGAAAAATGAAGGTCTTGGGATATAGAACTCATATTTTTAAGGACTTACTGAACACCTTTCCAATTCCGTTCAGCAGAGTTCTGATATTATGCAAGGCACAGCACCAAATAAGCGATACCTTTCACTTATATTATTTCTATTGATCTAGACTTCACCACTAAGAGGGGGtgttcttatttctattttaaaaataataaagttgacattcaaaatgttaaatgagtGACAGAATAGGATTCGAACCTTGATCTACCTGATTGATAAGACTATGCCATAATTACTCTATGCTATCTCTATGCAAGCGAAATTTTTATCAATTCGTTTACCAGAAAAGAGGTAACCATGGCCCTTGAAACTCTCTGAAACTCACTTTAAACTCCACTAACAAGAGACCCAACaaaatggttttgtttgtttttatacagGTATATGGCCATTATTGACCCCCTGAAGCCCAGACTGTCTGCCACCGCAACCAAGATTGTCATTGGAGGCATTTGGATTCTAGCATTTCTACTTGCATTCCCTCAGTGTCTTTATTCCAAAACCAAAGTCATGCCGGGCCGTACTCTTTGCTACGTGCAATGGCCAGAAGGCCCCAAACAACATTTCACGTAAGTTAAGTATCTATTATAATCTTCAACTAAATGCGTTGAACACTGAAGGAGCTATAGGTTGGGAGCAACAGGTAAGCAGATAAGACATAGACAGTTCCCTCAAGGGCTCAAACATTACTTGggaaaaaagacacataaaataCTATACTATTTGTATATAGTACAGTATGATATGATCAATCAGTTTGTATAAGTTACAATGATTTCTAATTGGAAAAACGTGATGATCTCTATATGGGGTAGCTCTGGAGAGTTTCCCGAGAAGATGATAAGATAACCAGAGATGAAAGCACAGAGGAAAACCAGGTTGTTATGGATTAAGGAATGAGTGAGAGATGTGGAACTGAAACCCAAAGGTGTGGATTGCTCTTGTAAGAAGCCTGGCTGAAAGGAAAGTCAGTCTTGGCGTGTTCCTGGTTGTGTTCCTTTGTTTTAGCATCAAAAACTTAAACACTTAGGTCAGAAGGGAAACAGGAATGCTATATGTTAGAATTTGGTATTTCATATTTTGGACACAccttaaaaaaagcaaattagcAAAACAATTGTTCAgttgtttgcattttgttttttattctgaccatttaaattttatttcaaatgaaattctTATTTAgtgatctatttttttaaaatagaaaaaaactaaaaaactaaaaaattatgcAAATACAATGATCATCTTTTAAAGCAGATATTTTATCAAACTCTGCTCTACTCAGAGtccagatttttaaagaaaaagattgagGAGTGTTTATTAAAGGAAAAGCAGGCAGCTGTTATTAAACTGAGGACTGCATTCTTTCCATTATGTAATACTAATATATCTTATTTGTATGATAGCAAAacaaaattattcataataataaaattaaattatttgttgaCTGAATCAATTCACCACTGACTTTAACACTTAATAAGCTATCAGGAAGACAGCTTTACCAAATAAACACAGATATTGAGATTAGTATACCAAAATCTTTAATTACTTTAAAGCCGTCCTGAGACAGTAGAAGTCACTCAAAAGTTTATACAAATTCTAATCTGGCTATTATATTATTGGCTGCCATCTTAGTCTGCcatagtaatatttttataatttttattgaaagctATGAAATCCCAAAATTTAGTTTGATAATTTATAGTATAATGACTTTGACGTGACTAATACCCCAT
This sequence is a window from Odocoileus virginianus isolate 20LAN1187 ecotype Illinois chromosome 21, Ovbor_1.2, whole genome shotgun sequence. Protein-coding genes within it:
- the LOC110144407 gene encoding ras-related GTP-binding protein C, whose amino-acid sequence is MARAAAAAAGGGGGGGGGELGRRRPDLAWPGLSGRGWRRLQYWSLPYGAEETPLAGSYGAADSFPKDFGYGVEEEEEEAAAAGGGVGAGAGGGCGPGGADSSTPRILLMGLRRSGKSSIQKVVFHKMSPNETLFLESTNKIYKDDISNSSFVNFQIWDFPGQMDFFDPTFDYEMIFRGTGALIYVIDAQDDYMEALTRLHITVSKAYKVNPDMNFEVFIHKVDGLSDDHKIETQRDIHQRANDDLADAGLEKLHLSFYLTSIYDHSIFEAFSKVVQKLIPQLPTLENLLNIFISNSGIEKAFLFDVVSKIYIATDSSPVDMQSYELCCDMIDVVIDVSCIYGLKEDGSGSAYDKESMAIIKLNNTTVLYLKEVTKFLALVCILREESFERKGLIDYNFHCFRKAIHEVFEVGVTSHRSCSPQTSAPSLKALTHNGTPRNAI